A window from Photobacterium leiognathi encodes these proteins:
- a CDS encoding amino acid ABC transporter ATP-binding protein, whose amino-acid sequence MLAKDEVITFNHVNKWYGDFHALKDIDLTIHKGERLVICGPSGSGKSTLIRCINGLEHYDSGEITVTGKTLEPKSLKAIRGKVGMVFQHFNLFPHMTVLDNLTLAPRRALGMSKAEAEALAMQYLERVHIAHQADKFPGQLSGGQQQRVAIARSLCMKPDILLFDEPTSALDPEMIHEVLDVMKELAYEGITMICVTHEMGFARKVADRVVFMDEGEIVEIAPPAELFDAPEQQRTQSFLTKILSY is encoded by the coding sequence TTGTTGGCTAAAGACGAAGTAATCACATTTAACCATGTGAATAAATGGTATGGCGATTTCCACGCATTAAAGGACATTGATCTCACCATACACAAAGGTGAACGCTTAGTGATCTGTGGCCCCTCTGGCTCGGGCAAATCAACCTTAATCCGCTGTATTAATGGCCTTGAGCACTATGACTCAGGGGAAATCACTGTTACCGGGAAAACACTCGAACCTAAAAGCCTTAAAGCCATTCGTGGGAAGGTGGGAATGGTGTTTCAGCATTTCAATCTTTTCCCTCATATGACGGTATTAGACAACCTGACACTAGCGCCTCGTCGCGCGTTAGGTATGTCCAAAGCAGAAGCTGAAGCCTTAGCAATGCAATACCTTGAACGGGTTCATATTGCGCATCAAGCCGATAAGTTTCCCGGACAGCTCTCTGGTGGTCAACAGCAACGTGTCGCAATTGCTCGTTCATTATGTATGAAGCCAGATATTCTGTTGTTCGATGAACCAACCTCTGCGCTCGACCCTGAAATGATCCATGAAGTGCTGGATGTCATGAAAGAGCTTGCCTATGAAGGTATCACCATGATCTGCGTCACCCATGAAATGGGCTTTGCGCGTAAAGTGGCTGATCGCGTTGTGTTTATGGATGAGGGTGAAATTGTCGAAATTGCACCACCAGCAGAACTCTTTGATGCACCAGAGCAGCAACGCACCCAAAGCTTTTTAACCAAAATTCTGAGCTACTGA
- the aroG gene encoding 3-deoxy-7-phosphoheptulonate synthase AroG, with product MHKTDDVRISEIKELLPPVAILEKFPATESASETVYQARNAIHNILNDEDDRLLVIVGPCSIHDTAAAIEYGQRLKELRDELSADLEIVMRVYFEKPRTTVGWKGLINDPYMDNSFQLNDGLRIGRKLLLDLTDSGLPTAGEFLDMITPQYMGDLISWGAIGARTTESQVHRELASGLSCPVGFKNGTDGNIKIATDAVGSASAPHHFLSVTKYGHSAIVATAGNEDCHIILRGGKAPNYSAEDVKAVTDQLEKEGHRAKVMIDFSHANSLKKFENQPIVSQDVGEQIANGNKSIFGVMIESHLVEGRQDIVDGVEPTYGQSITDACIGWADTEKVLRQLAADVQKRRQA from the coding sequence ATGCATAAAACAGATGATGTCCGCATTAGCGAGATCAAAGAACTATTACCACCAGTAGCAATATTAGAAAAATTTCCAGCAACAGAAAGTGCTTCTGAAACGGTATATCAAGCCCGAAATGCCATTCATAATATCTTAAACGATGAAGATGACCGTCTTCTTGTTATTGTTGGCCCTTGTTCAATCCACGATACAGCAGCTGCAATTGAATATGGTCAGCGCTTGAAGGAACTACGTGATGAACTTAGTGCTGATCTTGAAATTGTTATGCGCGTTTACTTTGAAAAGCCACGTACTACCGTGGGTTGGAAAGGTTTGATTAATGACCCCTACATGGATAACAGTTTCCAACTTAATGATGGTTTACGTATTGGTCGTAAACTTCTACTTGATTTAACCGATTCTGGTTTGCCTACAGCTGGCGAGTTCCTGGATATGATCACACCACAGTATATGGGTGATTTGATCAGTTGGGGTGCGATTGGTGCACGTACAACGGAATCTCAGGTTCACCGTGAACTAGCATCAGGTCTTTCTTGCCCTGTTGGTTTTAAAAACGGTACTGACGGTAACATCAAAATTGCAACAGATGCAGTAGGTTCAGCAAGCGCACCGCACCATTTTTTATCTGTAACTAAGTATGGTCATTCAGCGATTGTTGCAACAGCTGGCAATGAAGATTGCCATATCATTCTTCGTGGTGGTAAAGCACCTAATTACAGCGCTGAAGATGTGAAAGCCGTGACTGATCAGCTAGAGAAAGAAGGTCATCGTGCTAAAGTGATGATCGACTTTAGCCATGCAAACAGCCTAAAGAAATTTGAGAATCAGCCAATTGTTTCTCAAGATGTAGGTGAGCAGATCGCAAATGGTAATAAGTCTATCTTTGGTGTGATGATTGAAAGTCATTTGGTTGAAGGTCGTCAAGATATCGTAGATGGTGTAGAGCCAACTTACGGTCAAAGTATTACCGATGCTTGTATTGGTTGGGCTGATACTGAAAAAGTGTTGCGTCAACTAGCAGCAGACGTACAAAAGCGTCGCCAAGCATAA
- a CDS encoding amino acid ABC transporter permease, which yields MTTKPQSTSAIWKVFKPVISGLLQITVIAFAIMWLLNSGADAMNYHWQWYRVPQYLFFKEDGEWFSAELIDGLLITLKISAISLIFTVLFGLITALLRISHSVVGRGLARGYIELIRNTPLLVQIYLLYFVFGPMLGLERFTTAVLALSLFQGAYTAEIFRAGLINIPKGQFEAAESLGLSKMDSYRYIILPQMLRRILPPLTNEAVSLVKNSSIVSIMAIFDLTTQGRDIVADTAMPFEIWFTIAAMYLCITLLLSALATLLEHKLATPTH from the coding sequence ATGACAACGAAACCTCAGTCAACCTCAGCGATTTGGAAAGTGTTTAAACCTGTGATTAGTGGGCTATTACAAATCACAGTTATTGCTTTCGCCATTATGTGGTTACTCAATAGTGGTGCTGATGCCATGAACTACCATTGGCAATGGTATCGTGTTCCACAATATCTTTTCTTTAAAGAAGATGGTGAATGGTTTTCAGCCGAGCTCATTGATGGCTTACTTATCACACTAAAGATCTCAGCAATTAGTCTGATCTTTACTGTGCTGTTTGGTCTAATCACCGCTTTGCTGCGTATTTCACATTCTGTGGTTGGACGTGGATTAGCCCGTGGTTATATAGAGTTAATCCGTAACACGCCATTATTAGTACAAATCTACCTACTCTATTTTGTATTTGGTCCCATGCTGGGACTAGAGCGATTTACCACCGCAGTTTTAGCCTTATCTTTATTCCAAGGTGCTTACACCGCTGAAATCTTTCGCGCAGGTTTGATCAATATTCCTAAGGGACAGTTTGAAGCTGCAGAAAGCCTAGGATTGAGCAAAATGGATAGTTATCGCTACATCATTTTGCCGCAAATGCTACGTCGGATCTTACCACCATTAACCAATGAAGCTGTTTCACTGGTGAAAAACTCTTCTATTGTCAGCATTATGGCTATCTTCGATTTAACCACTCAAGGAAGAGATATCGTTGCAGATACAGCAATGCCATTTGAAATTTGGTTCACCATTGCTGCGATGTATTTATGTATTACTTTACTGTTATCTGCACTCGCCACATTACTCGAACATAAATTAGCAACACCTACACATTAA
- a CDS encoding homogentisate 1,2-dioxygenase, which produces MHKWFQLPIIEGLSSKQAHCDLPHDSFERECGREGFYGPATHMYHQHPPTGWLSWQGNHKPRAFDALALPQSGNTPWDAPLLLSNADLKLRLWQTSKNMDHLVRNGDGDELLFIHQGRGDLYCDFGHLSFSEGDYIVIPRSTSWRIETTSHVSLLMIEATNNSYRNVDRGIVGEHAIYDPAILEYPTINAAFKAQQTEESWQLLLKARNQINVIGYPFNPLDAIGWKGAVTVLKLNWRDIRPLMSHRYHLPPSAHSTFSANNFVVCTFVPRPTESDPHALKVPFFHSNNDYDEVIFYHQGDFFSRDNIKPGMITFHPCGFPHGPHPKALKSSQQKPKPFTDEVAVMIDSRNPLDIGSNIDKVELHDYVHSWRDTTHNNHNE; this is translated from the coding sequence ATGCATAAATGGTTTCAGCTCCCAATTATTGAAGGGCTATCAAGTAAACAAGCGCATTGCGACTTACCCCACGACAGTTTTGAGCGTGAATGCGGTCGTGAGGGATTCTACGGCCCAGCAACCCACATGTATCATCAACATCCACCTACGGGCTGGCTTTCATGGCAAGGAAACCATAAACCAAGAGCCTTTGATGCCTTAGCGTTACCTCAATCAGGTAACACTCCGTGGGATGCACCATTACTGCTTTCTAATGCCGATCTTAAACTGCGCTTATGGCAAACATCCAAGAATATGGATCACCTTGTGCGAAATGGGGATGGTGACGAATTGCTGTTTATTCACCAAGGTAGAGGTGACTTATATTGTGATTTTGGGCATCTCAGTTTTAGTGAGGGCGATTATATCGTCATCCCCCGTTCAACATCATGGCGTATTGAAACCACCAGCCACGTTAGTTTACTGATGATAGAGGCAACCAATAACAGTTATCGTAATGTCGATAGAGGCATTGTGGGTGAACATGCGATTTACGATCCTGCGATATTGGAATACCCCACAATCAATGCTGCATTTAAAGCCCAACAAACGGAAGAATCTTGGCAACTTTTACTCAAAGCCCGTAATCAAATTAACGTTATCGGCTACCCATTTAACCCGTTAGATGCCATTGGTTGGAAAGGAGCGGTTACCGTTTTAAAACTCAATTGGCGTGATATTCGCCCGTTAATGAGCCATCGTTACCATCTTCCACCTTCTGCACACTCTACTTTTTCTGCTAATAATTTTGTTGTCTGTACCTTTGTACCTCGCCCAACAGAAAGCGACCCTCATGCGTTAAAAGTGCCTTTTTTTCATAGTAATAACGATTACGATGAAGTCATTTTTTACCATCAAGGTGATTTTTTTAGCCGAGATAACATCAAACCCGGCATGATCACTTTTCATCCTTGCGGCTTTCCTCATGGTCCTCACCCTAAGGCGTTGAAAAGTAGTCAACAAAAGCCAAAACCCTTTACCGATGAAGTCGCTGTCATGATTGATAGCCGTAACCCTCTCGATATTGGGTCTAACATTGATAAGGTTGAACTCCATGATTACGTCCATTCATGGCGAGACACTACGCACAACAATCACAATGAATAA
- the maiA gene encoding maleylacetoacetate isomerase yields MAFTLYDYFRSSASYRVRIALNLKQLDHTCVHVSLLNNEQYSSEYQAINPSGLVPTLQQHQTLLHQSLAIIEYLDECYPTPYLLPRNLIKRAQCRSFALSIACDIHPLNNLRVLKQLEQQFDCTSAQKTYWYHHWLQQGFTALEQQLQQSPYTEHFCFGTHPTLADICLIPQVYNAKRFEFDLSPFPTIAAIYHHCEQLEPFTKAAPES; encoded by the coding sequence ATGGCATTCACCTTATATGACTATTTTCGCTCATCCGCATCCTACCGGGTTCGAATTGCTTTAAACCTAAAGCAGTTAGATCATACTTGCGTGCATGTCTCTTTACTCAATAACGAGCAATACAGCAGCGAATACCAAGCCATTAACCCATCAGGCTTAGTTCCGACATTACAGCAACATCAAACCTTATTGCATCAATCTTTAGCTATCATTGAATACCTTGATGAATGTTACCCTACTCCTTACTTGTTACCACGTAACCTAATTAAACGCGCACAATGCCGCTCTTTTGCGCTTTCTATTGCTTGTGATATCCACCCTCTCAACAATTTGCGAGTACTCAAGCAACTAGAACAACAATTTGATTGCACTTCAGCGCAAAAAACATACTGGTATCACCATTGGCTACAACAAGGATTCACCGCGTTAGAACAACAGCTACAACAAAGCCCTTACACCGAACACTTTTGTTTTGGTACACACCCAACTCTTGCTGATATCTGTTTAATACCGCAAGTCTATAACGCCAAACGCTTTGAATTTGACCTTAGCCCTTTTCCAACTATTGCAGCTATCTATCACCATTGCGAACAACTTGAACCGTTTACAAAAGCAGCACCTGAGAGCTAG
- the phhA gene encoding phenylalanine 4-monooxygenase has product MHNQSSDPRSTHHYVSKPVNSNGTIDWSDEENAIWHHLVTRQLECIQGKACDEYLAGLSELNLPHDYIPQLKEINRVLLDATGWQCVAVPALISFDRFFSLLSRKQFPVATFIRTRADIDYLQEPDFFHEIFGHCAMLTNPYFAQFTHFYGKLGAKATPEERVYLARLYWFTVEFGLLNQSGKYQIYGGGILSSPQETVYAATSEIPQRVEFDPVEVMRTPYRIDILQPKYFVLQNMEQLYQVTNQDIFALVAEAQRRGLRAPMFENKEIVNDEFR; this is encoded by the coding sequence ATGCATAATCAAAGTAGTGATCCCCGAAGCACGCATCACTATGTTTCTAAACCCGTTAATAGTAATGGGACTATAGATTGGAGTGATGAAGAGAATGCGATTTGGCATCACCTTGTTACACGTCAGCTTGAATGTATTCAGGGCAAGGCATGTGATGAATATCTTGCGGGATTGTCTGAGTTAAACTTACCCCATGATTATATTCCTCAATTAAAGGAAATTAATCGGGTACTGCTTGATGCGACAGGATGGCAATGCGTTGCTGTGCCTGCGTTGATCAGTTTTGATCGTTTCTTTTCCCTGTTATCTCGTAAACAATTTCCTGTAGCCACCTTTATTCGTACCCGAGCAGATATCGATTACTTGCAAGAGCCAGATTTTTTTCATGAAATTTTTGGACACTGCGCAATGTTAACCAATCCATATTTTGCACAATTTACCCATTTTTATGGAAAATTAGGAGCCAAAGCGACACCTGAAGAGCGCGTGTATCTTGCTAGGCTATACTGGTTTACGGTTGAATTTGGTTTGCTTAATCAAAGCGGTAAATATCAAATTTATGGCGGTGGGATTTTATCTTCGCCACAAGAAACTGTTTATGCCGCAACGAGTGAGATCCCACAACGGGTGGAATTTGATCCTGTAGAGGTGATGCGAACGCCTTATCGGATTGATATTTTGCAGCCGAAGTATTTTGTATTGCAAAACATGGAGCAGCTTTACCAAGTGACGAACCAAGATATTTTTGCGTTAGTAGCTGAAGCACAGCGAAGAGGACTACGAGCGCCCATGTTTGAGAACAAGGAAATAGTGAATGACGAGTTTAGATAA
- a CDS encoding fumarylacetoacetate hydrolase family protein, with protein sequence MKLASLKPGRDGKLIVVSKDLKWATSAHHIAPTLQYTLDNWDNVEPILQDLYHALNKKALEHRFVFQPQHCTSPLPRAYQWADGSAYVNHVELVRKARGAEMPKSFWQDPLMYQGMSDKFLDPEQPIEIEDLDWGVDFEAEIAIITDDVPMATKVDDAAQHIKLIMLVNDVSLRNLIPDELAKGFGFFQSKPASAFSPVAITPDELGDIWRENKVHNRLNVHLNQQLFGNPNAGVDMTFDFAQLIHHAAKSRELSAGTIIGSGTVSNQDRQSGSCCIAEKRMLEIIENGKPSTPFMQYGDTVKIEMFDAQDYSIFGAIEQTVVPFQKQKH encoded by the coding sequence ATGAAACTTGCTTCGCTAAAACCCGGTCGTGATGGAAAGCTAATTGTTGTCTCAAAGGATTTGAAGTGGGCAACGTCAGCTCATCATATTGCCCCAACCTTACAATATACTTTAGATAACTGGGATAACGTCGAGCCTATATTGCAAGATCTCTACCATGCGCTAAACAAAAAAGCATTGGAGCACCGATTTGTTTTTCAACCTCAGCATTGCACTTCTCCATTACCTCGCGCATATCAATGGGCGGATGGCAGTGCTTATGTAAATCACGTGGAATTAGTCCGAAAAGCCCGGGGCGCGGAAATGCCAAAAAGCTTTTGGCAAGATCCACTAATGTATCAAGGCATGTCAGATAAATTTCTCGACCCAGAACAACCAATAGAAATTGAAGATTTAGATTGGGGTGTCGATTTTGAAGCAGAGATTGCGATTATTACTGACGATGTACCGATGGCAACCAAGGTTGATGATGCCGCGCAGCACATAAAATTAATCATGCTTGTAAACGATGTATCACTGCGTAACTTAATCCCTGACGAGCTAGCAAAAGGTTTTGGGTTCTTTCAATCCAAACCTGCATCCGCCTTTTCCCCTGTCGCGATTACTCCAGATGAACTCGGTGATATATGGCGAGAAAACAAAGTTCATAACAGGCTCAATGTGCATTTAAATCAACAATTGTTTGGCAATCCTAATGCTGGTGTTGATATGACATTTGATTTTGCCCAACTGATCCATCATGCAGCAAAAAGCCGCGAGTTAAGTGCTGGCACCATCATAGGATCTGGCACAGTTTCAAACCAAGATCGTCAGTCAGGCTCATGCTGTATTGCTGAAAAACGGATGCTTGAAATCATAGAAAACGGCAAGCCAAGCACGCCATTTATGCAATATGGTGACACCGTAAAAATAGAAATGTTTGATGCTCAAGACTACTCTATTTTCGGTGCAATAGAGCAAACAGTCGTTCCTTTTCAAAAACAAAAACATTAA
- a CDS encoding transporter substrate-binding domain-containing protein, whose translation MKRIFAVLLTAFTLLFSVNHAFAAEKGTLEQIKERGTLRVGLSTFVPWAMRDKQGELIGFEVDVAKRVAKDAGVKVEFIPTAWDGIIPALLAGKFDVIIGGMSITPQRNLSVLFTTPYSHSGIQLAASKELAGDKLTIADYNKRSVTLAVRRGAVTVQTAKKYFPKAKLRQFDDESQAFQEVLNGNAQAVLASTPKPEQMALQYKDKLFIPFKERLSQGSEGFAIRQGDFNLLNFFNNWILLRTQDGWLQERYDYWFTTVDWQSQVAEGQ comes from the coding sequence ATGAAGCGAATATTTGCAGTTTTACTTACTGCATTCACCCTTTTATTCAGTGTAAACCATGCGTTTGCCGCTGAAAAAGGCACATTGGAACAAATTAAAGAGCGTGGGACATTACGTGTTGGCCTATCAACCTTCGTTCCTTGGGCTATGCGTGATAAACAAGGCGAATTAATTGGTTTTGAAGTTGATGTCGCTAAACGTGTCGCAAAAGATGCAGGCGTTAAAGTTGAATTTATTCCAACAGCTTGGGACGGTATTATCCCTGCCCTATTAGCGGGCAAGTTTGACGTTATCATTGGTGGTATGTCTATTACTCCACAACGTAATCTGAGTGTTCTTTTCACCACTCCTTATTCACACTCAGGTATTCAACTTGCGGCTAGTAAAGAGTTAGCGGGTGATAAACTCACCATTGCCGATTACAACAAACGCAGTGTGACATTAGCCGTTCGTCGTGGGGCGGTAACAGTTCAAACAGCGAAGAAATACTTCCCTAAAGCCAAACTTCGTCAATTCGATGATGAATCACAAGCGTTCCAAGAAGTGTTAAACGGCAACGCACAAGCAGTACTGGCTTCGACACCTAAGCCTGAACAGATGGCACTGCAATACAAAGACAAGCTATTTATTCCTTTTAAAGAGCGTTTAAGCCAAGGTTCTGAAGGTTTTGCTATTCGCCAAGGAGATTTCAATTTATTGAATTTCTTTAATAACTGGATCTTACTTCGCACCCAAGATGGTTGGCTACAAGAGCGTTATGACTACTGGTTCACCACTGTAGATTGGCAAAGCCAAGTGGCAGAAGGTCAATAA
- a CDS encoding acetoacetate--CoA ligase translates to MTNDDYNQCLWEPTRERIQTSLLYQFMVQISEQQNRLFHDYTQLHRWSIKHSDEFWHQLWQFCNVIGKQGNAISYCPPNSPIPNKDRRWFPEAQLNFAENLLAHSAALEKQDALVFYNELSFSDTNHLQAQQRLSWQQLYEQVAIVAHYLQQQGIQKGDVIAAYMPNIPQTVIAMLAATSLGAIWTSTSPDFGTESVIERFSQTQPKIIFTTDGYIYNGKHISSITALALALPALPSVKKLIVFPYLNTQPISQLLLNSTPLPEAISLSTWAEMEDIVETPHLRFTPTAFNHPLYILYSSGTTGKPKCIIHSVGGTLLNHLKEHQLHCNIKPKDRIFYFTTCGWMMWNWLISGLASGATLILYDGSPLHPQPNQLWQLADKEHLQLFGTSAKYLETIEKQKLSPRQECKLTQLDVICSTGSVLAPEQFDYVYQNIKQDVQLSSISGGTDICGCFAIGNPIGAVWQGESQVKALAMDVQVYNAEGDAITDQCGELVCCNSFPNQPIAFSQDPNGEKYFNAYWNTYPNTWHHGDYVSISHHGGLTFYGRSDSILNPGGIRIGTAEIYRQVNPFDEIVDSVVVAQQYQNDVRIVLFVQLQPNLHLTNSLIDRIKTQLRTQCSPHHVPAKILQVNAIPRTKSGKIAEKAVRDVIHRRHVVNTSAIANPECLEEYRNRKELQ, encoded by the coding sequence ATGACAAACGATGATTATAACCAATGCCTTTGGGAGCCCACTCGAGAGCGCATTCAAACCAGTTTGCTATATCAATTTATGGTGCAGATCAGCGAGCAGCAAAACCGTTTATTTCATGATTACACTCAGCTTCATCGTTGGTCTATTAAACACAGTGATGAGTTTTGGCATCAGCTATGGCAATTTTGTAACGTGATTGGCAAGCAAGGTAATGCCATTTCGTATTGCCCACCAAATAGCCCAATTCCTAATAAAGATCGTCGTTGGTTTCCCGAAGCACAGCTTAACTTTGCGGAAAATCTATTAGCTCATAGTGCTGCATTAGAAAAGCAAGATGCATTAGTGTTCTACAACGAACTTAGCTTTAGTGATACTAATCACCTTCAGGCGCAGCAGCGATTATCATGGCAACAACTTTATGAACAAGTGGCAATTGTCGCCCATTATCTGCAACAACAAGGAATACAAAAAGGTGATGTGATTGCCGCCTATATGCCCAATATTCCACAAACCGTGATTGCTATGTTGGCTGCAACATCGCTCGGTGCAATTTGGACATCGACCTCGCCCGATTTCGGTACAGAAAGCGTGATAGAACGCTTTAGCCAAACTCAGCCAAAGATCATCTTCACCACTGATGGTTATATTTATAACGGCAAACACATATCAAGCATCACAGCATTAGCCCTAGCTTTACCTGCACTTCCGAGTGTGAAAAAACTGATTGTGTTTCCTTATTTAAATACTCAGCCAATCAGCCAGTTGCTACTCAATTCAACGCCACTACCCGAAGCTATTAGTCTTAGCACTTGGGCGGAAATGGAAGATATTGTTGAAACACCTCACCTCCGTTTTACTCCAACAGCATTTAATCATCCGCTTTATATTCTTTATTCATCAGGCACAACGGGTAAACCCAAATGTATAATTCATTCTGTCGGTGGCACCTTACTTAACCACCTTAAAGAGCATCAATTACACTGCAATATCAAACCCAAAGATCGGATATTCTATTTCACAACATGTGGCTGGATGATGTGGAACTGGCTTATCAGTGGGCTAGCTTCTGGTGCAACCTTGATTTTATATGATGGCTCGCCACTTCATCCGCAACCCAATCAACTGTGGCAACTGGCAGATAAAGAGCATCTGCAACTCTTTGGCACTTCAGCGAAGTACTTAGAAACAATTGAAAAGCAAAAACTATCACCACGCCAAGAATGTAAACTCACTCAACTTGACGTGATTTGCTCAACAGGCTCTGTTTTAGCGCCCGAGCAATTTGATTATGTTTATCAAAATATCAAGCAAGATGTGCAACTATCGTCTATTTCTGGCGGTACGGATATTTGTGGCTGTTTTGCCATTGGTAACCCTATTGGTGCGGTGTGGCAAGGTGAATCCCAAGTCAAAGCCTTAGCCATGGATGTGCAAGTGTATAACGCTGAAGGTGATGCAATTACGGATCAATGTGGCGAGCTTGTTTGCTGCAATAGTTTCCCAAATCAACCCATCGCATTTAGCCAAGATCCAAACGGCGAGAAATACTTCAACGCTTATTGGAATACCTACCCTAACACGTGGCACCACGGTGATTATGTGAGTATTTCTCACCATGGCGGATTAACCTTTTACGGGCGTTCCGATTCAATTCTTAATCCTGGAGGCATACGCATCGGCACTGCTGAAATCTATCGCCAAGTCAACCCGTTTGATGAAATAGTTGATTCAGTGGTTGTCGCCCAACAATACCAAAACGATGTACGAATTGTTTTGTTTGTTCAGCTGCAACCGAACCTTCATCTAACAAATAGCTTAATAGACAGGATCAAGACTCAACTGCGAACGCAATGCTCCCCTCACCATGTGCCAGCAAAAATCCTGCAAGTGAATGCGATACCCAGAACCAAATCAGGCAAAATTGCAGAAAAAGCAGTACGTGATGTGATCCATCGGCGACATGTGGTGAATACCAGCGCTATCGCAAATCCTGAGTGCTTGGAGGAATATCGAAATAGGAAGGAGTTGCAATAA
- a CDS encoding 4a-hydroxytetrahydrobiopterin dehydratase: protein MTSLDKLKCEACHSGSPALSDEALAEHMASLPEWQVVSPNGINRITRVFKFSNYKKAWDFSNKISELAEEEFHHPTIVLEWGKVTVTWWTHDINGIHLNDVICAMNTEKLYKN from the coding sequence ATGACGAGTTTAGATAAATTGAAATGTGAAGCCTGCCATTCAGGTTCACCAGCGTTAAGTGATGAAGCATTGGCTGAGCACATGGCATCGCTACCAGAATGGCAAGTAGTTAGCCCAAATGGAATTAATCGCATTACACGTGTTTTTAAATTCAGTAACTATAAAAAGGCATGGGATTTTAGCAATAAGATTTCTGAGCTTGCAGAAGAAGAATTCCATCATCCCACGATTGTTTTAGAGTGGGGGAAAGTCACAGTAACATGGTGGACCCACGATATTAATGGCATCCATTTGAATGATGTAATTTGCGCAATGAATACCGAAAAACTGTATAAAAATTAA